The Phosphitispora fastidiosa genomic interval TGGAAAGTGATACCCCAGACTTTAGCGACCCCACCCAGTTCACTCTCGGAATAGGCGGCTTGCTGGGGCAGATTAATACTGACACCACAGCCCAATACTTCTATTATGACATCCTGGGCAGCCTGGGCGCTGTCAGTGACCAGAGTGGAAACATTACCGGAACTTACCGTTATGACCCCTGGGGAGCTGTAACTGACCAGACAGGCTTTGATACAAACCACAGCTATATAGGGAAATACGGGGTAACAGATGAACCTGAAGCCGGTCTTATCCACATGGGAGCCCGGTTCTATGACCCCACTGCAGGCACATTCCTGCAGACAGACCCGGTCAAAGGCAGTATCAGCAACCCATATAGCATGGTCCCATATATCTATGCCTTAAACGACCCGGTGAACCTCATTGACC includes:
- a CDS encoding RHS repeat-associated core domain-containing protein, with protein sequence ESDTPDFSDPTQFTLGIGGLLGQINTDTTAQYFYYDILGSLGAVSDQSGNITGTYRYDPWGAVTDQTGFDTNHSYIGKYGVTDEPEAGLIHMGARFYDPTAGTFLQTDPVKGSISNPYSMVPYIYALNDPVNLIDPAGEMPSSAWFNQKQREWANTAGSLQSFLRSKGFLGKNGKQLPVTGTYGENTKEAHWNYYL